A window of the Lactuca sativa cultivar Salinas chromosome 5, Lsat_Salinas_v11, whole genome shotgun sequence genome harbors these coding sequences:
- the LOC111877979 gene encoding phosphatidylinositol 4-phosphate 5-kinase 8 isoform X3 gives MVFRMSQEIKLHGDVYFGNVKGKLPHGMGSYTWSDGTVYDGYWEDGKMCGRGRISWSSGTSYEGDFSGGYLHGFGTLKTPDGSVYKGSWRLNIQNGVGRKEYSNSDVYDGCWKDGAHEGSGKYAWGNGNTYIGNWKSGKMFGRGVMKWVNGDLFDGSWLNGYRHGSGVYRFSDGSYYFGTWTKGLKDGQGTFYPAGSKCSSFRKTAHSQRFRDPERNVTRTYSEKITFSGFFRESGRITSRRIPPDDDYALGDSTREFSASERTEMFSHISDEGGSEVDDDSTVAWEREYMQGVLMKERVKNHSGALSSKSKQSKRITNESKQKSCVDIFEGHKSYCLMLNLQLGIRYTVGKITPVPMREVRSSDFGERARIRMYFPRKGSQFTPPHYSVDFHWKDYCPMVFRNLREMFKLDAAEYMMSICGDDGLRELSSPGKSGSLFYLSHDDRFVIKTLRRSELKVLLKMLPSYYDHVKKYDNTLITKFFGLHEITLRGGKKVRFIVMGNMFKTELRIHRRYDLKGSYQGRFTNKDHIDEGTTLKDLDLAYEFHMDRTLREALFEQIQLDCSFLESQQIIDYSLLLGLHFRAPEHLKALLEAPDAEHGSSSSLEFDDGSKSGELSIPPTGLLLVTHEPSSVNTAPGPHIRGNTLRAFSVGDKEVDLLLPGTGRLRVQLGVNMPAQANRKVSQEVSGSTEVELFEVYDVVLYLGIIDILQDYNMRKKIEQACKSVRYDPISISVADPKFYSKRFIDFLHKVFPVDP, from the exons ATGGTTTTCAGGATGAGTCAGGAGATAAAGTTACATGGAGATGTTTACTTTGGTAATGTCAAGGGTAAACTCCCCCATGGCATGGGTAGCTACACATGGTCAGATGGCACAGTTTATGATGGTTATTGGGAAGATGGAAAGATGTGTGGTAGAGGTCGAATCTCATGGTCATCCGGAACAAGTTATGAGGGTGATTTTTCTGGTGGATATCTCCATGGTTTTGGCACTTTAAAAACTCCTGATGGATCTGTATACAAAGGGTCATGGAGATTGAACATTCAAAATGGTGTTGGAAGAAAAGAGTATAGTAATTCCGATGTTTATGATGGTTGTTGGAAAGATGGAGCTCATGAAGGAAGTGGAAAGTACGCTTGGGGGAATGGAAACACGTATATAGGGAACTGGAAATCAGGTAAAATGTTTGGTAGAGGGGTAATGAAATGGGTAAATGGTGACCTTTTTGATGGATCTTGGTTAAATGGGTATAGACATGGGTCAGGTGTTTATAGGTTTTCAGATGGTAGTTACTATTTTGGGACATGGACAAAAGGGCTTAAAGATGGTCAAGGCACATTTTATCCTGCAGGAAGTAAATGCTCATCTTTTAGAAAGACAGCTCATTCTCAAAGATTCAGGGATCCAGAACGTAATGTTACTCGAACTTATTCTGAAAAAATTACTTTTAGTGGTTTTTTTAGAGAGTCAGGTCGTATAACAAGCAGGAGAATCCCGCCAGATGACGATTATGCCCTTGGGGATTCCACTAGAGAGTTTTCTGCTTCTGAGAGAACAGAAATGTTTTCTCATATCTCAGATGAAGGTGGAAGTGAAGTAGATGATGATAGTACTGTGGCATGGGAAAGAGAGTACATGCAAGGTGTTTTAATGAAAGAACGTGTTAAGAATCATTCAGGGGCGTTATCGTCCAAAAGCAAGCAAAGTAAACGTATCACAAACGAATCGAAACAGAAATCATGTGTGGATATTTTTGAAGGTCATAAAAGCTACTGTTTGATGCTTAATCTTCAACTAGGTATCAG GTACACAGTTGGCAAGATTACACCAGTTCCTATGCGTGAAGTGAGGTCTTCAGACTTTGGGGAACGTGCTAGAATAAGGATGTATTTCCCAAGAAAAGGCTCACAGTTTACACCTCCACATTATTCTGTTGACTTCCATTGGAAAGACTACTGTCCCATGGTCTTCAG GAATTTGAGAGAGATGTTTAAGTTAGACGCTGCAGAGTATATGATGTCAATCTGTGGGGATGATGGATTGAGAGAGCTTTCTTCTCCAGGGAAAAGTGGCAGCTTATTTTATCTCTCTCATGATGACAGATTTGTAATCAAGACTCTAAGAAGATCTGAGCTgaag GTTCTGTTGAAGATGCTTCCTAGCTATTATGATCATGTTAAAAAGTATGACAACACTTTGATCACCAAGTTTTTTGGACTCCATGAGATAACACTAAGAGGTGGCAAGAAG GTGCGATTCATAGTGATGGGAAACATGTTTAAAACAGAATTACGGATACACAGGAGGTATGATCTGAAGGGTTCATATCAAGGAAGATTTACAAATAAAGATCATATAGACGAGGGCACCACATTAAAAGACCTTGATCTTGCATATGAATTTCATATGGACAGGACATTGCGTGAGGCCCTTTTCGA GCAAATCCAGCTAGACTGTTCGTTTTTAGAATCTCAGCAGATTATTGATTATAGTCTTCTACTTGGATTGCATTTTAGagctcctgagcatttgaaggctCTGTTGGAAGCGCCAGATGCAGAGCATGGGTCTTCTTCATCTCTTGAATTTGACGATG GTTCAAAATCGGGTGAGCTGTCAATCCCTCCAACGGGTCTTCTCCTAGTGACACATGAACCCAGTTCAGTGAACACTGCACCAGGTCCTCACATAAGAGGAAACACCTTAAGAGCGTTTTCTGTAGGAGACAAGGAAGTCGATCTCCTTCTTCCAGGAACTGGAag ATTACGAGTGCAATTAGGGGTAAACATGCCAGCTCAGGCAAACCGGAAAGTTTCACAAGAGGTTTCTGGTTCAACAGAGGTGGAACTTTTTGAGGTTTATGATGTTGTTCTTTATCTTGGAATAATTGATATTCTACAAGATTATAACATGAGAAAGAAAATAGAGCAAGCCTGTAAATCCGTTCGATATGATCCCATTTCAATATCTGTTGCCGATCCTAAATTTTACTCCAAGCGTTTCATCGATTTTCTTCACAAGGTTTTTCCTGTTGATCCCTGA
- the LOC111877979 gene encoding phosphatidylinositol 4-phosphate 5-kinase 8 isoform X1, with protein MVFRMSQEIKLHGDVYFGNVKGKLPHGMGSYTWSDGTVYDGYWEDGKMCGRGRISWSSGTSYEGDFSGGYLHGFGTLKTPDGSVYKGSWRLNIQNGVGRKEYSNSDVYDGCWKDGAHEGSGKYAWGNGNTYIGNWKSGKMFGRGVMKWVNGDLFDGSWLNGYRHGSGVYRFSDGSYYFGTWTKGLKDGQGTFYPAGSKCSSFRKTAHSQRFRDPERNVTRTYSEKITFSGFFRESGRITSRRIPPDDDYALGDSTREFSASERTEMFSHISDEGGSEVDDDSTVAWEREYMQGVLMKERVKNHSGALSSKSKQSKRITNESKQKSCVDIFEGHKSYCLMLNLQLGIRYTVGKITPVPMREVRSSDFGERARIRMYFPRKGSQFTPPHYSVDFHWKDYCPMVFRNLREMFKLDAAEYMMSICGDDGLRELSSPGKSGSLFYLSHDDRFVIKTLRRSELKVLLKMLPSYYDHVKKYDNTLITKFFGLHEITLRGGKKVRFIVMGNMFKTELRIHRRYDLKGSYQGRFTNKDHIDEGTTLKDLDLAYEFHMDRTLREALFEQIQLDCSFLESQQIIDYSLLLGLHFRAPEHLKALLEAPDAEHGSSSSLEFDDGKFQCQLSFILIKIENLEMIFNLGSKSGELSIPPTGLLLVTHEPSSVNTAPGPHIRGNTLRAFSVGDKEVDLLLPGTGRLRVQLGVNMPAQANRKVSQEVSGSTEVELFEVYDVVLYLGIIDILQDYNMRKKIEQACKSVRYDPISISVADPKFYSKRFIDFLHKVFPVDP; from the exons ATGGTTTTCAGGATGAGTCAGGAGATAAAGTTACATGGAGATGTTTACTTTGGTAATGTCAAGGGTAAACTCCCCCATGGCATGGGTAGCTACACATGGTCAGATGGCACAGTTTATGATGGTTATTGGGAAGATGGAAAGATGTGTGGTAGAGGTCGAATCTCATGGTCATCCGGAACAAGTTATGAGGGTGATTTTTCTGGTGGATATCTCCATGGTTTTGGCACTTTAAAAACTCCTGATGGATCTGTATACAAAGGGTCATGGAGATTGAACATTCAAAATGGTGTTGGAAGAAAAGAGTATAGTAATTCCGATGTTTATGATGGTTGTTGGAAAGATGGAGCTCATGAAGGAAGTGGAAAGTACGCTTGGGGGAATGGAAACACGTATATAGGGAACTGGAAATCAGGTAAAATGTTTGGTAGAGGGGTAATGAAATGGGTAAATGGTGACCTTTTTGATGGATCTTGGTTAAATGGGTATAGACATGGGTCAGGTGTTTATAGGTTTTCAGATGGTAGTTACTATTTTGGGACATGGACAAAAGGGCTTAAAGATGGTCAAGGCACATTTTATCCTGCAGGAAGTAAATGCTCATCTTTTAGAAAGACAGCTCATTCTCAAAGATTCAGGGATCCAGAACGTAATGTTACTCGAACTTATTCTGAAAAAATTACTTTTAGTGGTTTTTTTAGAGAGTCAGGTCGTATAACAAGCAGGAGAATCCCGCCAGATGACGATTATGCCCTTGGGGATTCCACTAGAGAGTTTTCTGCTTCTGAGAGAACAGAAATGTTTTCTCATATCTCAGATGAAGGTGGAAGTGAAGTAGATGATGATAGTACTGTGGCATGGGAAAGAGAGTACATGCAAGGTGTTTTAATGAAAGAACGTGTTAAGAATCATTCAGGGGCGTTATCGTCCAAAAGCAAGCAAAGTAAACGTATCACAAACGAATCGAAACAGAAATCATGTGTGGATATTTTTGAAGGTCATAAAAGCTACTGTTTGATGCTTAATCTTCAACTAGGTATCAG GTACACAGTTGGCAAGATTACACCAGTTCCTATGCGTGAAGTGAGGTCTTCAGACTTTGGGGAACGTGCTAGAATAAGGATGTATTTCCCAAGAAAAGGCTCACAGTTTACACCTCCACATTATTCTGTTGACTTCCATTGGAAAGACTACTGTCCCATGGTCTTCAG GAATTTGAGAGAGATGTTTAAGTTAGACGCTGCAGAGTATATGATGTCAATCTGTGGGGATGATGGATTGAGAGAGCTTTCTTCTCCAGGGAAAAGTGGCAGCTTATTTTATCTCTCTCATGATGACAGATTTGTAATCAAGACTCTAAGAAGATCTGAGCTgaag GTTCTGTTGAAGATGCTTCCTAGCTATTATGATCATGTTAAAAAGTATGACAACACTTTGATCACCAAGTTTTTTGGACTCCATGAGATAACACTAAGAGGTGGCAAGAAG GTGCGATTCATAGTGATGGGAAACATGTTTAAAACAGAATTACGGATACACAGGAGGTATGATCTGAAGGGTTCATATCAAGGAAGATTTACAAATAAAGATCATATAGACGAGGGCACCACATTAAAAGACCTTGATCTTGCATATGAATTTCATATGGACAGGACATTGCGTGAGGCCCTTTTCGA GCAAATCCAGCTAGACTGTTCGTTTTTAGAATCTCAGCAGATTATTGATTATAGTCTTCTACTTGGATTGCATTTTAGagctcctgagcatttgaaggctCTGTTGGAAGCGCCAGATGCAGAGCATGGGTCTTCTTCATCTCTTGAATTTGACGATGGTAAATTTCAATGTCaattgtcttttattttgattaaaattgaaaatttagaAATGATTTTTAATTTAGGTTCAAAATCGGGTGAGCTGTCAATCCCTCCAACGGGTCTTCTCCTAGTGACACATGAACCCAGTTCAGTGAACACTGCACCAGGTCCTCACATAAGAGGAAACACCTTAAGAGCGTTTTCTGTAGGAGACAAGGAAGTCGATCTCCTTCTTCCAGGAACTGGAag ATTACGAGTGCAATTAGGGGTAAACATGCCAGCTCAGGCAAACCGGAAAGTTTCACAAGAGGTTTCTGGTTCAACAGAGGTGGAACTTTTTGAGGTTTATGATGTTGTTCTTTATCTTGGAATAATTGATATTCTACAAGATTATAACATGAGAAAGAAAATAGAGCAAGCCTGTAAATCCGTTCGATATGATCCCATTTCAATATCTGTTGCCGATCCTAAATTTTACTCCAAGCGTTTCATCGATTTTCTTCACAAGGTTTTTCCTGTTGATCCCTGA
- the LOC111877979 gene encoding phosphatidylinositol 4-phosphate 5-kinase 8 isoform X2, with translation MSQEIKLHGDVYFGNVKGKLPHGMGSYTWSDGTVYDGYWEDGKMCGRGRISWSSGTSYEGDFSGGYLHGFGTLKTPDGSVYKGSWRLNIQNGVGRKEYSNSDVYDGCWKDGAHEGSGKYAWGNGNTYIGNWKSGKMFGRGVMKWVNGDLFDGSWLNGYRHGSGVYRFSDGSYYFGTWTKGLKDGQGTFYPAGSKCSSFRKTAHSQRFRDPERNVTRTYSEKITFSGFFRESGRITSRRIPPDDDYALGDSTREFSASERTEMFSHISDEGGSEVDDDSTVAWEREYMQGVLMKERVKNHSGALSSKSKQSKRITNESKQKSCVDIFEGHKSYCLMLNLQLGIRYTVGKITPVPMREVRSSDFGERARIRMYFPRKGSQFTPPHYSVDFHWKDYCPMVFRNLREMFKLDAAEYMMSICGDDGLRELSSPGKSGSLFYLSHDDRFVIKTLRRSELKVLLKMLPSYYDHVKKYDNTLITKFFGLHEITLRGGKKVRFIVMGNMFKTELRIHRRYDLKGSYQGRFTNKDHIDEGTTLKDLDLAYEFHMDRTLREALFEQIQLDCSFLESQQIIDYSLLLGLHFRAPEHLKALLEAPDAEHGSSSSLEFDDGKFQCQLSFILIKIENLEMIFNLGSKSGELSIPPTGLLLVTHEPSSVNTAPGPHIRGNTLRAFSVGDKEVDLLLPGTGRLRVQLGVNMPAQANRKVSQEVSGSTEVELFEVYDVVLYLGIIDILQDYNMRKKIEQACKSVRYDPISISVADPKFYSKRFIDFLHKVFPVDP, from the exons ATGAGTCAGGAGATAAAGTTACATGGAGATGTTTACTTTGGTAATGTCAAGGGTAAACTCCCCCATGGCATGGGTAGCTACACATGGTCAGATGGCACAGTTTATGATGGTTATTGGGAAGATGGAAAGATGTGTGGTAGAGGTCGAATCTCATGGTCATCCGGAACAAGTTATGAGGGTGATTTTTCTGGTGGATATCTCCATGGTTTTGGCACTTTAAAAACTCCTGATGGATCTGTATACAAAGGGTCATGGAGATTGAACATTCAAAATGGTGTTGGAAGAAAAGAGTATAGTAATTCCGATGTTTATGATGGTTGTTGGAAAGATGGAGCTCATGAAGGAAGTGGAAAGTACGCTTGGGGGAATGGAAACACGTATATAGGGAACTGGAAATCAGGTAAAATGTTTGGTAGAGGGGTAATGAAATGGGTAAATGGTGACCTTTTTGATGGATCTTGGTTAAATGGGTATAGACATGGGTCAGGTGTTTATAGGTTTTCAGATGGTAGTTACTATTTTGGGACATGGACAAAAGGGCTTAAAGATGGTCAAGGCACATTTTATCCTGCAGGAAGTAAATGCTCATCTTTTAGAAAGACAGCTCATTCTCAAAGATTCAGGGATCCAGAACGTAATGTTACTCGAACTTATTCTGAAAAAATTACTTTTAGTGGTTTTTTTAGAGAGTCAGGTCGTATAACAAGCAGGAGAATCCCGCCAGATGACGATTATGCCCTTGGGGATTCCACTAGAGAGTTTTCTGCTTCTGAGAGAACAGAAATGTTTTCTCATATCTCAGATGAAGGTGGAAGTGAAGTAGATGATGATAGTACTGTGGCATGGGAAAGAGAGTACATGCAAGGTGTTTTAATGAAAGAACGTGTTAAGAATCATTCAGGGGCGTTATCGTCCAAAAGCAAGCAAAGTAAACGTATCACAAACGAATCGAAACAGAAATCATGTGTGGATATTTTTGAAGGTCATAAAAGCTACTGTTTGATGCTTAATCTTCAACTAGGTATCAG GTACACAGTTGGCAAGATTACACCAGTTCCTATGCGTGAAGTGAGGTCTTCAGACTTTGGGGAACGTGCTAGAATAAGGATGTATTTCCCAAGAAAAGGCTCACAGTTTACACCTCCACATTATTCTGTTGACTTCCATTGGAAAGACTACTGTCCCATGGTCTTCAG GAATTTGAGAGAGATGTTTAAGTTAGACGCTGCAGAGTATATGATGTCAATCTGTGGGGATGATGGATTGAGAGAGCTTTCTTCTCCAGGGAAAAGTGGCAGCTTATTTTATCTCTCTCATGATGACAGATTTGTAATCAAGACTCTAAGAAGATCTGAGCTgaag GTTCTGTTGAAGATGCTTCCTAGCTATTATGATCATGTTAAAAAGTATGACAACACTTTGATCACCAAGTTTTTTGGACTCCATGAGATAACACTAAGAGGTGGCAAGAAG GTGCGATTCATAGTGATGGGAAACATGTTTAAAACAGAATTACGGATACACAGGAGGTATGATCTGAAGGGTTCATATCAAGGAAGATTTACAAATAAAGATCATATAGACGAGGGCACCACATTAAAAGACCTTGATCTTGCATATGAATTTCATATGGACAGGACATTGCGTGAGGCCCTTTTCGA GCAAATCCAGCTAGACTGTTCGTTTTTAGAATCTCAGCAGATTATTGATTATAGTCTTCTACTTGGATTGCATTTTAGagctcctgagcatttgaaggctCTGTTGGAAGCGCCAGATGCAGAGCATGGGTCTTCTTCATCTCTTGAATTTGACGATGGTAAATTTCAATGTCaattgtcttttattttgattaaaattgaaaatttagaAATGATTTTTAATTTAGGTTCAAAATCGGGTGAGCTGTCAATCCCTCCAACGGGTCTTCTCCTAGTGACACATGAACCCAGTTCAGTGAACACTGCACCAGGTCCTCACATAAGAGGAAACACCTTAAGAGCGTTTTCTGTAGGAGACAAGGAAGTCGATCTCCTTCTTCCAGGAACTGGAag ATTACGAGTGCAATTAGGGGTAAACATGCCAGCTCAGGCAAACCGGAAAGTTTCACAAGAGGTTTCTGGTTCAACAGAGGTGGAACTTTTTGAGGTTTATGATGTTGTTCTTTATCTTGGAATAATTGATATTCTACAAGATTATAACATGAGAAAGAAAATAGAGCAAGCCTGTAAATCCGTTCGATATGATCCCATTTCAATATCTGTTGCCGATCCTAAATTTTACTCCAAGCGTTTCATCGATTTTCTTCACAAGGTTTTTCCTGTTGATCCCTGA